A window from Nitrospirota bacterium encodes these proteins:
- a CDS encoding zinc-ribbon domain-containing protein, producing the protein MVVICPKCRTKLKISDEKVSPDGSRFRCPKCSSVLLVRKPQKKATEINKNLVMVAHSDEAVAEKAANLLRAEGYDVITVRDGIEAMVTALNRLPFIAIIDVALPKIYGFEVCRKLKGRPETEDIGIILVPSVYDKSKYKRPPSTLYGADDYIEEDEIEENLIRKINNLKKEKPGAEEQVSSPMTEKTESPSATKPLSDEGIERARRFVRTVLSDIFIYNPERVNEAIGSGTFREVFKSQLTEGVKLYQMRIAQEVRDKGDFFQEEIEEFIERKKKELEG; encoded by the coding sequence ATGGTAGTAATATGCCCCAAGTGCAGGACAAAATTGAAGATTTCAGATGAAAAGGTATCCCCGGACGGCAGCAGGTTTCGCTGTCCGAAGTGTAGCAGTGTGCTCCTGGTCAGGAAGCCGCAGAAAAAGGCAACGGAAATCAACAAAAACCTTGTAATGGTAGCCCATTCTGACGAGGCCGTTGCAGAAAAGGCCGCAAACCTCCTTCGTGCAGAGGGGTATGATGTTATCACTGTCAGGGATGGCATTGAGGCCATGGTCACAGCCCTGAACAGACTCCCCTTTATTGCGATTATTGACGTTGCCCTTCCAAAGATATACGGGTTTGAGGTATGCAGGAAGCTCAAGGGCAGGCCGGAGACAGAGGATATCGGGATTATCCTTGTGCCCAGCGTATATGACAAGAGCAAGTACAAGCGCCCGCCATCCACACTTTATGGTGCTGACGACTATATAGAAGAAGATGAAATCGAGGAAAATCTTATAAGGAAGATTAACAACCTGAAGAAAGAGAAGCCAGGGGCAGAGGAACAGGTCTCTTCACCAATGACGGAAAAAACGGAATCTCCGTCAGCGACAAAACCACTGTCTGACGAAGGGATTGAGAGGGCAAGGAGATTTGTTCGCACAGTCCTTTCCGACATCTTTATTTACAATCCCGAGAGGGTTAACGAGGCCATCGGGTCAGGGACCTTCCGGGAGGTCTTTAAATCTCAACTCACGGAGGGGGTTAAGCTTTATCAGATGAGGATAGCTCAGGAAGTCAGGGATAAAGGTGACTTTTTCCAGGAGGAGATAGAAGAGTTTATAGAAAGGAAGAAAAAAGAACTGGAAGGTTAA